A region of the Leptospiraceae bacterium genome:
TTGGATATGAGAAGGGAGAATTAAACAGTATTCTCTTCAGTGATGTCCCTGATTTTTTTTCCAGATTAGAAGAACGTAAAATTAAAATTGCAATTTACTCTTCAGGAAGTGTTGAAGCTCAGAAATATATTTTTAAGCATTCAAATTTTGGTGATATAAGTAAATACATTTCTGCCTACTTTGATATTAATGTTGGATCAAAGCGAGAGTCTGATAGTTATATTGAAATCGCACGGCAACTTGGCTGTAACCCTAATCGTGTATTGTTCTTTACGGATGTAAAAGAAGAAGCAGATGCTTGCTCTCATGCAGGCTCTTCTGTATACATAGTAAATCGACCGGGTAATCATCGTCAGCCTACACATACCTATCCAATATTACAGGATTTTACATCTCTAATCTAAATTTTTATGACCGATCAAAACTCTACAGCAATGAATCAATTTCTTTCTTATAAAGGAGAGAAATTTCAAAAGATAACTCTTATTCCCAAAGAAGCGTCTGTGCGAAATTATTATCGTGTCCACTATGAAAGCTCTGAATTAGTATTAAGCATTGATGAAAATTTTACAGGCACTCCGTATCCATTTTTAGAAGTAAGGGACTTTTTAAAACAGAATGAAATTCCAGTTCCTGAAGTAATTCGATTTGATACCGATTTACATGCTATTCTGATGAATGATGCTGGTGAAAAAGATCTTACATCGATTGAGGATGAT
Encoded here:
- the mtnC gene encoding acireductone synthase, with the protein product MKLEEYAVCLFDIEGTTTPISFVHETLFPYAKDKIGDFILNGKLDPKIVKELIEENRKDISEGFFSAPILGTDHIVNLQVLVSYLQYLIRVDRKSKPLKEIQGNIWKIGYEKGELNSILFSDVPDFFSRLEERKIKIAIYSSGSVEAQKYIFKHSNFGDISKYISAYFDINVGSKRESDSYIEIARQLGCNPNRVLFFTDVKEEADACSHAGSSVYIVNRPGNHRQPTHTYPILQDFTSLI